AATAGTTGCATCTTCCAGGCTAGTAGTTGGAGTCCTCATTGGTTGTAAAGTGAAGCACTTTGACACTTTCAATCATGAGTAAATCAGAAGCATGTGTGTACCAGCTTGCTAGCTATAGCTTTGGCGCGGAAAGCCAGTGTACTCATTTCCTTCTCTCGATCGACCGATCTACCTACCTTGTGATGCACGTTTTGGTTCCATTCCCGACACTTTGCGTGATCATTTCATCCATTTGGTGTGAATGTGATTCAAAAGATGATCTAAAAGTAATCAGTTTTTAATTAATTTCCTGCGGTGATCATGGGTTCATGGCGCCAATCTGATTTGCGTGTCTGCACTGCACGCAGAGTTCAAGTACCCGCAGGGCATCCACAACGTGCTGGAGGTGAACAAGGCGGACTACAGCAGCTGCACCAACTCGACGCCCATCGCCACGCACACCTCCGGCGACGACAAGGTCACCATCAAGAGCCCCGGCCACCGCTTCTTCATCTGCGGCGTGCCGGGCCACTGCGCCGCCGGCCAGAAGCTCAACGTCCGCGTGCTCAAGACACAGAAGGCCCGCTCCTcggccccgtccccgtccccgtcgccctccgccaccgcgccggcgccggccgcggcGTCCCCGCGCGCCGGAGACACCAGCGAGAGCAGCGCCTCGACCCCGCCCGCCGCGGCGACTTCGTCTGACGGAGGGGCAACGACGACCGCGCCCGCGCCGAATTCCAACGGCGCCGGCGTCGTCCGCGCGGGCTATGCCGTGGCATTGGCCATGGCCGCGTCCATGGCGATGCTACAGTAGATTGCCATCCTCCATTCCGTCGGCCTTGCGTGGATCTCTCGGTGTCCGATTCTTTTTCCAGTTATGCGTGGAGTGTTAATTCTTGGTACTTGATTTCCGATGGTTTGAGGGGATGTTCGGTTTGGCAAGGATTGCCGTGGATTAAGAGTGATTGATTGGCAGGACTTTGAGCTATATTCCCTGCTAATCCCTGCCAAACCTCCTCAAACCGAACAGGGCAAGTGTTTTGCACCTTATCTCTGTTTTTACCCGTTTTTGACTCTGGTGTGTATCCATGGATATTTTGTACCTGTGTTTCGTATATCAACGCTGTAAAAGTTACATGTTGCATatgcatttttttaattttattttgaaTCTCCATATGCATTATTTCTTGGGAAGGTAGTTGTGATTTTTCTACTGTTGTTggacattttttttaatttttttttgcgaGAATACTGTTGGTGGACTTAGGGTGTGTTTGACTCCAGTATTGAGCAACTCTAGGAGAATCTCTAGAAGTCTGCATTGTCCCTAAAAACTGCAAATACAGGTTTAAACCCAACTCTATCAGAATTGCTAAAGTGTAGAATGTCCATATATTTTCAGGGTATAAGCTAAAAAATCACCTGCCTCCTTAGGACCTTCCCCCAAAAATCCCATCGTTGGCGGGAGGGAAGTTTCACCCCAACCAACCTCCAATCTCTTCTTCCTTCCATGTCGCCTAAGTGACTTTGCCATCGACACCATGGACACTGCCTACCACTCCGtgtcctctcccctcctctgcgcGACCTCACGTCGCTGCCCATGCACGCCTCCCGAGCAAGTTGCGTCGTCGCACTATCAGCATGGAAGTGTGGTGCCATCGTTTAGTTCAGCACCATCTCCCCCTCCCCACACACACCGTTGATGTCCAACATCGCCTCCTCGAGGACCCGGTGCCTCCTGGCACAAGCATCCCGCATCGATGCATCCTCCGATCGCAGCCAAAGTGCCTCGAAAGACTAAGGCACACTATTAGGGAAAACGTTATACAAAACTTTAGCAGTAGTGCTTGTTAAAAAAGCACGCTACTACTagacagcagtagcgcgtgcaaaataagcgcgctgcagatgcatatatatcagtagcgcgtttcatagaaaactcgctactactaaaattctaaccacttagccgatgggctacacatagtagtagcgatcttccaaaaaccgcgctaccgctaatatACTTATAGCA
This window of the Triticum aestivum cultivar Chinese Spring chromosome 5D, IWGSC CS RefSeq v2.1, whole genome shotgun sequence genome carries:
- the LOC123123355 gene encoding chemocyanin, encoding MKGVRGMAVVMALALAGMVASSSAAVYQVGGSSGWTILGNVNYADWAGKQTFKVGDVIEFKYPQGIHNVLEVNKADYSSCTNSTPIATHTSGDDKVTIKSPGHRFFICGVPGHCAAGQKLNVRVLKTQKARSSAPSPSPSPSATAPAPAAASPRAGDTSESSASTPPAAATSSDGGATTTAPAPNSNGAGVVRAGYAVALAMAASMAMLQ